DNA sequence from the Falco peregrinus isolate bFalPer1 chromosome 1, bFalPer1.pri, whole genome shotgun sequence genome:
ccttccagcagcagcaccgcctTGCCCTTCACCCGCTCTCCGCTCTCCGCAGCCTGGTGCAGGATCCCCCAGGCTGCGAATGACCGGGGACCTCCCTGCCACCACCGCGCTCACTGTTTCATTCCTCCTGTTCATTACTAGACCTTTCCCTCATGTTCTTGGATTTCACCCCAACAGACACACAGGGGATCAAACCCAGACGGGCTCTGAACTGACCAAACAAACATCAAGCATCATTAGACAGAGCAGAGGTGGTGGACCTGACTGGAATGGGGGGCTGTGGCTTCCCCCCCGCTTCCCCTCCCAGAGTGGTGCTGAGCTCTTTAACTGCTCTTGAACTCTGTGCTTAAACAGGTGACAGTGAGGAGACACTGACCTTCAGGCCGAACAGCACGAGCCGAGCGGGCAGCAAGCTCTGTTGACACAGACGTGCCTTAAAAATTGAACTCTGGCTTCAAGCAGCACAAACTCCTTGTACTGCATGTTAAGCCATCTAGATGACACTCGTATTCTGGTGTTAATAAGCCATTTGCCCATCTGGCGCTTGTACAGATGACACACCTTCTCAGTGGTatctcaaaagcaaaaagtattAGCTCTATAAATACATAGATCATGTCTGAACAGAAATTCCACAAAAATCAGCTCCAAACCGTTGCTGATGAACATGGTTGTGACTGGAGCCAAACTGCACTGTGTAACTCCTAACATGCCCGCGCTGATCCCAGGAAAGTGCATATTTGCAAGCCGTTTTAACCCGGAGAAATCAACAGccgcagccactcactcacttgactgtgcacacacaaaacaaGACACGAGCGCTGACCACTTCATACCTCCACACAGTACCAGGACTCAGACCATcctggcagctggctggcattTCCAAGGGTGAGAGCTCAAATTAAGGGACTCAGACAGCAGTATGTGTACCCAAAGCACCTCCtgacctttttttcctggtacaaGAGCAAGCCATGGCTCATACACACGGAGCCACATCTGTGAGGGATTACAGAGGCAGATCAGCAACAGGGAGAATTTGGAGACAGGCTTGTACTAGCAGCTGGGGTGTTTTACTAATCAAACTTGCTGCAGAAAGTACAGAAAATCAGATCTCAGAGGCAAGAAGCCACATGTCCAACTCCATACCTCTGTCAGAAGGTTGGCGGTTTCCTGCAGAGTATTTTTCTGGCACAGCCTAGCTTAGGCAGGAAGGTAGCAATAGGTCCCCCCCTTCTCAGAGCATCACAGTGCAAAATGGAAGAATCTCAGTATAAATTCAAACATCTACACTGCAAACAAAGCCAGCCTTCCTGGAGAGCAGTAATGGGAAATTCTTTCTTATGTTCAAAGTTATAGAGTAAGGCAACTCTCAGCAGTTAAGTTCCAGGGAAGTAGTACAGAAAACTGATATTCTTGCAACATACTGCAATTTCTGCACAGTCTAAGGGGAGCATCTTCATACCACCTTCTGCCAAGAAGAAATAAGCAGggaagggttttttccttttctcctgcctcttcctcttctaAACAGTAAGGATAGAAAGACCTCGTTAACAAAGGGAAACTTATGAACCAATATGAGAAACTGGGGCGCACACTATATTTTTTCTGGACAGAGCAGCAGTCTTTCACTGATAAACTAATGGGATGAAATTGCTAATTACAGCCTGGAGCTAGGACAACTTTTATGAGGAATATCATGCTGGAGTCTGAGCACCTGTTCTcaacaggaagaaatgtttcatCTCCGAAGGACAGAGTAGAATTAGCATGGCTGCAACCTTTTATGAGGCCATAGCACCTCTCCAGTCATTAGACCAGACTGATTAAAACTGCTTTGATCATGTTCGCTTTGTACCAGCCTGGCTTttcccccagcctggcacaaTTGACTTTGCAGgaggcttttgttttaattttacaacCCATTTAATACCTTGAATTCCTAAAGAGATCCTTTCAGAGCTACAGTACACTACCACAAAAATATTACAACAGGAGACACCATACCCATCTACTCTTTTATTGCCCTGTGTGACTGCAGGCAGACATTAGTTCCTTTGTTATGACTTCCCATCCATCCCGCTCTCCTCCCTCCCAATCGCACTCGAGCTCTAGAAGTCTGAGAGGCTTTTCAATGCTATGCTGAGGGCCTGTGGAAATGCAGGATGTTCTGCCTGAGGAACAGCATCAATAAGGTTTCTTGCATAGATCCTGAACTGAATGATTCTTGGGTTACATCAGGTACATGCTGATCTAGGTCTCTTTTCTGCTAAAAGCCTTGAATTGAActcaacaaaaaaagcaaagccacatTTCATATTCTGGTgacaaggagaggaagaaactgCTGAAAGATGAAACCCCCTGATGTATTCATGTGTATTTTTGATTAGAGCTAGAAAGCATTGCACAGACAACCACAACACACTTATTTCACGCTGTTCCCAGGTATAGCGGAATGCTGCAGGGTACAGTGTGACCTTGGTATAAACAAGCAGTGACCAGTACTTGATTAAAGGAAGGATAATTACTGCACAGTGCCTGGCTATCAAACTATTCTAGTGAACTGGCAACATTTTATTTCCCCTAATGGCACAAGAACATTTGTTCCTGAAGGTTTTCAGAATGATCTGGCAGGTAACACATCAGATTGAAGCCAAGAGGAGGAGCTCTGTAATGGGTTTTTAACTTACCTGCAACGACCTTCAGACACTTGCTgtatctcttttaaaaaaaaaatgaagaatgacTATTaagtactgatttttttatgagTCCAAACTCCCATGCAACACAGAAACCTGACAGCACTCAGAACAAGTTAGCAGGAACAACAAGAGTGACTGCAGACTTTGGAGTTAAATAAGTGTTTTTACTTTCAAGTGTCATAGTGCCAGACTTGTAACTCAAGCTAACAGCAGAATATACAGAGGATATTCCATATAGAGAAACTCAAGCACCTGAAAATTATCAGTGAGCACTGTACAGCCACAGAATTCTTCTTACAAGGCTTAACCCCTGTACAAAGTTTaacaccacaccaaaaaaatgcattttggtCAACAAGAATACAGTTATATGGATCTAATAATTACTGACACAGACTCTCCATTTAAACCTGGCCAGAATCTCTCTCCTTTCTACTTCACAGAGAAAAGCCTCTCACTGAATATCACCCACATAAAAAGGGAGAGTTGATGTGCCAACTTGAATGTATATTTAATAACTTAGCACAGATTTGAGACATGGCCATTTAATGTTTGAATAAGCTCCGAATCAGTGTCAAGAGAGAAACTAACAGAACTCCAGTAAGATACTGATGACCTACAactcactgaaataatttaacacATTTACAGGAGGAACAGTTAAGGTATGGCTGAGAGCTGTACATTCCACCTCAAGCTCAAGATGTTACTACCAGCATTTCCAGTATGCTTATTCCTTCTTCCACTACTACCCATTGATGCGGTAATTCACATGGATCTCAGGTTTGATGTCACACACTAGTGACAACAGCTGGGAAAGGACCACCTCACGGTTCTTCTGGAAGTTCTGCTGGATTACGCTCATCTTTTCCTGGGTCTCTTTCTCAACTTCAGTGGTGCAGCTGCCATGAGATCCAAGTGCCTACAAAtaacaaaggaaagagaaagctcacatgctttctttttgacAAAGGAAACACTATGCCCAGCTCTGAATTTTGGTATTCTGGACTGCCTCAGTGCATCTCAACCATTAATATTTGCTGGGGAAAGaactgaacttaaaaaaaaactaaaaatagtaGTATTTCTGGATTCTCTGCTCAAGATTTCCCCACTAAACTCTCCCAAGCTTGCCTTTCATCCACAGCCCATGCGTTTTATCCTCTTTTATCCATTATCTAGCACCTTAAAGCAAGAGCTTATGAAGAATGCCTGCAGTAAAGGTCCTGCTGCACTGGCAACTGCAACCAGGAACCCCTGGGCACTACTGTACTATACAGTGTAAGAAAAGGAACACCCGTGTTTAAACACAGTCTTCACATCACCCTACTGCTTTTACTGTTgcagaatatataaaaatctcTGCCTTCCTAAAAAGGACTGTGGGCCACGTGATACACACAGCAAGAGTCTCTCACAGCTTACAATGCCTTCTTGACCCATGAGCAAGGGCAGAGAGAGGAAACCCCCATAAGAGGGGGGTGTGGGTGCaaaaaggcactgaaaaaaCATGCTGAAAGAGACTAGTACCCTAGGACTGAAATTCAAAGAGCTTCTCTCTCTGGAGAAggataaataaaacaaacccagcCGACAGGCAGTGAAGTTCACTTTATTAGCCTGGAAGCATGTGATACCATATGCCTAGTGAACTAAGCTAACAAgcaattataaaaaattaatcctGACCTACTGACATAAAGCCTATTATGCAGAAGAACAGAGGAGGTGGTATTGTGCTAACCGGAAGATGGACAGAGGGGAGGCTTGCCAGGccattttctgaagatttcaGAACTGACAGAGGCCCACAGGCAGTGGAAACAACCTCAGCTGGTGAAGGGCCTCAGTTCTGCACCTTTTGGTAGCACCTCCTCTTGCTCAGAAGGAAAGGCAAACACACCTCTTGGGACACAGCAGGCAACACTGCTAAGCAGGATACAAGCCTTACAACTgcttcagcaacagcaaagcatCTATGAGGCAAGTGGTCTCTACCACGTTAGCATCACAAAAAACAGCTTGTCACGGGGGAATAAGCCTGGTATATTTTTGATGCTGCTACATACAGCAGGTTTTGGGAGGCTGCCACCCATCAGGGCACTAGCCAACACACGAGCTCATTAAGCTAATTCCCTACCAGTCAATAGTTCTGGCTGCTGAGATGCAACACACCATGTTCTGATTCACTTCCACTGTTTTTTTGTTGCGACACGTGGCTGTGCATCAGAGGAAGGCAGTTAGGGAAGTACTCTGCTGGCAACACGTTCCATTCCGAGGGCTGCTCTCAGGGCCAGTAACCCTAAACACAAGGCTAAGGGGTTGGGTAGGTAACAGAATGATCTAGAAAACAAACCGCTGCTTCCTTGGCTTTGAactccttctccctctgcagACGGTACTGCTCAATCTCTGCCTGGGCTTCTTCTTTTGCCTGCTTCAGCCTCCGATTCTTTCCTATTTTCAAAGAACATACCaaatgaaacaaagagaaagtaCTGAAAGCATATTCCCCCACACCTCTCCAGCTACCCAATGCACAAGAGCCACTACAGCGTTTGCTACTGCGGCAGCCCCTTCTATAGGATGCATCAGGAGGGCATCGCACACCCTCGGAGCCCCTACAGCTTTGAGGTGTTAGCCAACCTCCGCAGCACGAGGTCACCCTGTGTGCCACCAAACGACCACCAAGCTCGCCACACAGTGAGCTTCCACCAGTGAGAAATGAAGAGGTTCTCTGAGCCAGCGGATGCATTAGGCAACCTGCAGGTCCGGCCTTGCTGATGGGAGCGTGCAGCCCATCTGAGTGATCCCAAAGAGCACAGAAGAACATGAAGGCTCAGTTCTGCAGCAGGCCAACTGTGCAAGCAATAGAAAAACTGGCTACGGCATCAACTTCCCCTCTTGGACTTTCCACCATATTCTCCCCTCTGAGGTTATCATCATTAGAGTGAACTACAGCATTCTGCTTCTTGCAACACTGTCACGGGGTAGAACCACTAGACAAGgcagcttcatttaaaaaataagtaaatgtaTATATGCTTGAAGCGGGAGATTTGTAAAGGTGGGGGGATCTTTGTAACATGATTTCTGTTGCTTAACAGGAAAAGCTAACATGGATCCCCAAGAAGTAGCTCTTTCTGCTCTATAAAATGTCTAACCATTGACGGGCAAATACACTGTTTTcatccagaaggaaaaaaaaaacaagttaaagataggaaagaaagagataagcaccagcatcccccagctgAAGACCCTGCTGCCATGAAGGGTGTTGACAGGGATCCCCTCCTAGAGAGCTGCCCCACCGGGCCAGGAGCCACCAGCCCCTCCGAGGCCTGTGCGGGCCCCTCCAGCCACCGGCCCGCACCGCTGCCCGGG
Encoded proteins:
- the ATP6V1G1 gene encoding V-type proton ATPase subunit G 1; translated protein: MASQSQGIQQLLQAEKRAAEKVAEARKRKNRRLKQAKEEAQAEIEQYRLQREKEFKAKEAAALGSHGSCTTEVEKETQEKMSVIQQNFQKNREVVLSQLLSLVCDIKPEIHVNYRING